From Phormidium ambiguum IAM M-71, the proteins below share one genomic window:
- a CDS encoding Npun_F5749 family FMN-dependent PPOX-type flavoprotein, translated as MSLAPWRSHLTHALHRNRSLIYSRYVQLATVRENNRPANRTVVFRGFLENTNRLKFITDARSPKVEQIDYQPWGEICWYFANTREQFRISGKLILVKDNEANLDLQKARKITWQELSDTARSQFTWPETGKLRAEAAAFQAPQPNPNEPLDSFYLLLLEPDFVDHLELRGEPQNRSLYKLDSEGNWFMEEVNP; from the coding sequence GTGTCTCTTGCTCCTTGGCGATCGCATCTCACCCACGCTCTACATCGTAACCGCAGCTTGATTTACTCCCGTTATGTACAGTTAGCAACTGTACGGGAAAATAATCGTCCGGCGAATCGGACTGTGGTTTTTCGTGGGTTTTTAGAGAATACTAATCGATTGAAGTTTATTACAGATGCGCGAAGTCCGAAAGTTGAGCAAATAGATTACCAACCTTGGGGCGAAATTTGTTGGTATTTTGCAAATACGCGGGAACAATTTCGGATTTCGGGAAAGTTGATTTTAGTTAAAGATAATGAGGCGAATTTAGATTTACAAAAGGCACGAAAAATCACTTGGCAAGAACTTTCTGATACTGCGCGATCGCAATTTACTTGGCCGGAAACTGGTAAATTGAGAGCAGAAGCCGCAGCTTTTCAAGCACCACAACCTAACCCAAATGAGCCTTTAGATAGTTTCTATTTGTTGTTATTAGAACCGGATTTTGTGGATCATTTAGAGTTGCGAGGAGAGCCACAAAATCGATCGCTTTACAAACTAGATAGCGAAGGAAATTGGTTTATGGAGGAGGTTAATCCTTGA
- the cysE gene encoding serine O-acetyltransferase — protein MVNALVADFRIIFERDPAARNWLEVLFCYPGLQALFLHRFAHWLYVVGIPFIPRLISHIARFLTGIEIHPGAQIGHGVFIDHGMGVVIGETAIIGDYALIYQGVTLGGTGKESGKRHPTLGENVVVGAGAKVLGNIQIGNNVRIGAGSVVLRDVPSDCTVVGIPGRIVYRSGVRVNPLEHGSLPDSEAEVIRVLVDRIEYLEQKFEELQNNQQSQKPIPIPVGITIGVDDSDCPKLSVGSDRNLVCRISDHTIQQFLDGAGI, from the coding sequence GTGGTAAACGCCTTAGTAGCTGATTTCCGTATTATATTCGAGCGCGATCCGGCGGCTCGTAACTGGCTGGAAGTCTTATTCTGCTATCCTGGTTTGCAAGCCCTGTTCTTGCATCGCTTCGCCCATTGGTTATATGTGGTGGGTATTCCTTTCATCCCCCGCTTAATTTCTCATATTGCCCGTTTTCTCACAGGCATTGAAATTCACCCAGGTGCACAAATTGGTCATGGCGTATTTATCGATCATGGCATGGGTGTAGTAATTGGAGAGACTGCCATTATCGGAGATTATGCCCTGATTTACCAAGGCGTTACCCTTGGCGGTACAGGTAAAGAAAGTGGCAAGCGTCACCCGACTTTAGGTGAAAATGTTGTCGTTGGTGCAGGTGCGAAAGTTCTGGGCAATATCCAAATCGGTAATAATGTTCGTATTGGTGCAGGATCTGTAGTTTTGCGCGATGTTCCGTCTGATTGCACAGTGGTTGGAATTCCCGGTAGAATTGTTTATCGTTCTGGAGTCCGCGTTAATCCTTTAGAACACGGAAGTTTACCCGACTCAGAAGCAGAAGTAATTCGTGTTTTAGTCGATCGCATCGAGTATTTAGAACAAAAATTTGAAGAACTACAAAATAATCAACAATCTCAAAAACCGATTCCTATCCCAGTTGGTATAACAATTGGTGTGGATGATAGCGATTGCCCTAAACTTAGCGTAGGCAGCGATCGCAATTTAGTATGTCGCATCAGCGATCACACAATTCAACAATTTTTAGACGGCGCAGGAATTTAA